The following are encoded together in the Arcobacter aquimarinus genome:
- a CDS encoding UDP-2,3-diacylglucosamine diphosphatase, which yields MYLNIQDNAIFVADSHYNKKNIEFLIFLRKVESKEIFTTQLFLMGDIFDFISGESRYFIKQNIEVINLLNKLSKEIQIVYLEGNHDYNLKSIFPNILVVKRKNQPLEATLENNQTVSLAHGDNFINWKYDLYCSFIRNKFFLKFMNFIDINYFISKKIEKALLGKNICHEMKNFEELVSKRVKNYNTKIIIEGHYHQGKTFLFDDKKYINIPSLCCQKKYTKFIDSNFKQEELCN from the coding sequence ATGTACCTTAATATACAAGATAATGCTATTTTTGTAGCTGATTCCCATTACAATAAAAAGAATATAGAGTTTTTAATATTTTTAAGAAAAGTTGAAAGTAAAGAGATATTTACAACTCAACTTTTCTTAATGGGGGATATTTTTGATTTTATTTCTGGAGAAAGTAGATATTTCATAAAGCAGAATATAGAAGTTATAAATCTTTTAAATAAGTTATCAAAAGAGATACAGATAGTTTATTTAGAAGGAAATCATGATTATAATTTAAAATCAATTTTTCCAAATATACTAGTTGTTAAAAGAAAAAATCAACCTTTAGAAGCTACACTTGAAAACAATCAAACAGTAAGTTTAGCTCATGGGGATAATTTTATAAATTGGAAATATGATTTATATTGTTCTTTCATAAGAAATAAATTTTTTTTGAAATTTATGAATTTTATAGATATAAATTATTTTATCTCTAAAAAAATAGAAAAAGCTTTATTGGGTAAAAATATTTGCCATGAGATGAAAAATTTTGAAGAGTTAGTTTCTAAAAGAGTGAAAAACTATAATACAAAAATCATAATAGAAGGACACTATCATCAAGGTAAAACTTTTTTATTTGATGATAAAAAATATATAAATATTCCTTCTTTATGTTGTCAAAAAAAATATACAAAATTTATAGATTCTAATTTTAAACAGGAAGAGTTGTGCAATTAA
- the argC gene encoding N-acetyl-gamma-glutamyl-phosphate reductase — MNVAIIGASGYTGLELIKILINHPKFNISYIANSSGEMNVQDLHPSLKNVINMDVNLANAQDVAKVADLAFLALPHKTAMAFAKELLALGIKVVDLSADYRLSLENYEKHYCEHGDKENIKDAVYGLPEYFKEDIKKAKLIANPGCYPTASLLALLPFIDYIETENPIFIDAKSGVSGAGKNPSDTTHYCQINDNVHAYNPFKHRHMPEIQEKVKILKGKELAINFVPHLLPLTRGMLVSVYATLKDDIDVNEVLNNAYKDCEFIRLRDKPVDVKSVAGTNFCDLFVTKNGKALFVSSAIDNLLRGASSQAVVNANILCGYEEYEGIPKIAYVP; from the coding sequence ATGAATGTAGCAATTATTGGAGCTAGTGGATATACTGGATTAGAATTAATAAAGATTTTAATAAATCATCCAAAATTTAATATTTCATATATTGCAAATTCAAGTGGAGAGATGAATGTTCAGGATTTACATCCTAGTTTGAAAAACGTGATAAATATGGATGTAAATTTAGCAAATGCACAAGATGTTGCTAAAGTTGCTGATTTAGCATTTTTAGCACTTCCTCATAAAACTGCTATGGCTTTTGCAAAAGAGCTTTTAGCTTTGGGGATAAAGGTTGTTGATTTAAGTGCTGATTATAGATTAAGTCTTGAAAACTATGAAAAACACTATTGTGAACATGGAGATAAAGAAAATATTAAAGATGCAGTTTATGGTTTACCTGAATATTTTAAAGAAGATATTAAAAAAGCAAAACTTATAGCAAATCCTGGTTGTTATCCTACAGCTTCTTTATTAGCTCTTTTACCATTTATTGATTATATTGAAACAGAAAATCCAATATTTATTGATGCAAAATCTGGTGTTAGTGGAGCTGGGAAAAATCCAAGTGATACAACACATTATTGTCAAATAAATGATAATGTTCATGCTTATAATCCATTTAAACATAGACATATGCCAGAAATCCAAGAAAAAGTAAAAATACTAAAAGGTAAAGAGTTAGCTATTAATTTTGTACCACATTTATTACCACTTACAAGAGGAATGTTGGTTTCTGTATATGCAACTTTAAAAGATGATATAGATGTAAATGAAGTTTTAAATAATGCTTATAAAGATTGTGAGTTTATAAGATTAAGAGATAAACCAGTAGATGTAAAATCAGTTGCTGGGACAAATTTTTGTGATTTATTTGTAACTAAAAATGGTAAAGCTTTATTCGTAAGTTCTGCTATTGATAATCTTTTAAGAGGAGCTTCATCTCAAGCGGTTGTAAATGCAAATATCTTATGTGGATATGAAGAGTATGAAGGAATTCCTAAAATAGCTTATGTACCTTAA
- the greA gene encoding transcription elongation factor GreA, with protein MDKEPMTIAGYNKITSELEFLKKTERPETVIALDEARQLGDLKENAEYHSAKEKLGLIDSQIAELNTVISKAVIIDPSTLPHDKVSFGSTVSLVDTDSDEEFTYTIVGGVESNAEKGMISFNSPLAKQLMGKEEGDEIRATLPGGVRTFEVLNVCYKEIELS; from the coding sequence ATGGATAAAGAACCAATGACAATAGCTGGTTATAATAAAATTACTTCAGAATTAGAGTTTTTAAAGAAAACAGAAAGACCTGAAACAGTAATTGCATTAGATGAAGCTAGACAATTAGGAGATTTAAAAGAGAATGCTGAATATCACTCTGCAAAAGAAAAACTAGGATTAATTGACTCACAAATAGCTGAGTTAAATACTGTTATTTCAAAAGCTGTGATAATAGATCCTTCAACTCTTCCTCACGATAAAGTAAGCTTCGGTTCAACAGTAAGTTTGGTAGATACGGATTCAGATGAAGAGTTTACTTATACTATTGTTGGTGGAGTAGAGTCAAATGCTGAAAAAGGAATGATTTCTTTTAATTCACCATTAGCAAAACAATTAATGGGAAAAGAAGAAGGTGATGAAATAAGAGCTACACTTCCAGGAGGAGTTAGAACTTTTGAAGTTTTAAATGTGTGTTATAAGGAGATAGAATTATCATGA
- a CDS encoding tRNA threonylcarbamoyladenosine dehydratase, whose translation MQYDRTKKLFGDEIFETFQNTKLILLGVGGVGSFALDALYNTGITNITIVDFDNYEESNMNRQMGSHGNIGRVKVEALKEKYPNVTPIHVKITPEWIDSFDFSSYDYILDAIDDVKPKVHLIKKHFTKVISTSGGAKRIDPSKIEYISIWDTYNDPFIKKIRTELKNQGFKKKFKVIFSSELPMCLEKGSFEGVTGSFGLMMASVTVQKLIKKLKK comes from the coding sequence ATGCAATATGATAGAACTAAGAAGTTATTTGGTGATGAAATTTTTGAAACTTTTCAAAACACAAAACTAATACTTTTAGGTGTTGGTGGTGTTGGAAGTTTTGCTTTAGATGCTTTATATAATACAGGAATTACAAATATAACTATTGTTGATTTTGATAATTATGAAGAATCGAATATGAATAGACAGATGGGAAGTCATGGAAATATTGGAAGAGTTAAAGTAGAAGCTTTGAAAGAAAAATATCCAAATGTTACTCCTATCCATGTAAAAATAACACCTGAATGGATTGATAGTTTTGATTTTTCATCTTATGATTACATTTTAGATGCAATTGATGATGTTAAACCTAAAGTTCATTTAATAAAAAAACATTTTACAAAGGTTATAAGTACAAGCGGTGGAGCAAAAAGAATTGACCCTTCTAAAATAGAATATATTTCTATTTGGGATACATATAATGACCCATTTATTAAAAAAATTAGAACAGAGTTGAAAAATCAAGGTTTCAAAAAAAAGTTTAAAGTAATTTTCTCATCTGAACTTCCAATGTGTTTAGAAAAAGGTAGTTTTGAAGGAGTTACAGGCTCATTTGGTCTAATGATGGCATCTGTAACAGTTCAAAAACTAATTAAAAAATTGAAAAAATAA
- a CDS encoding chemotaxis protein CheV has translation MSGISGSVEQMTQGHLRNVQQLAVFYTGHNNIYAINIAKVKAFIITEEVAINDTPRDTNVIAGIATIRGEPVTLINLDAWLGLPALEVKDYKLIIFCEFNHKKIGFLVKDMLDIVEKTTQDLRHTEETNSKITYTTYVKVNNKDELCTVFNAEQLLRDIKWTDDGEDDVRKYVEDKLESNKVILAAEDSGVAREVLTKFFKKTGVRFEIYANGTLLVNRLEELNPENIGMVITDIEMPGTDGYQVASYIKTNKKYEHIPVIVNSSMTTDAVRGKMNQIGVDGFVGKTDISTLFELTKKFLIK, from the coding sequence ATGAGCGGTATTAGTGGTAGTGTTGAGCAAATGACTCAAGGACATTTGAGAAATGTTCAACAATTAGCAGTATTTTACACTGGTCATAATAATATTTACGCAATTAATATAGCAAAAGTTAAAGCTTTTATAATTACTGAAGAAGTTGCAATCAATGATACTCCAAGAGATACAAATGTAATCGCAGGAATCGCAACAATTAGGGGAGAACCTGTTACATTGATAAATCTTGATGCATGGCTTGGACTTCCAGCATTGGAAGTTAAAGATTATAAACTTATAATTTTTTGTGAATTTAATCATAAAAAAATTGGTTTTTTAGTTAAAGATATGCTTGATATTGTTGAAAAAACTACTCAAGATTTAAGACATACAGAAGAAACAAATTCTAAGATTACTTATACAACTTATGTAAAAGTAAATAACAAAGATGAGTTATGTACTGTATTTAATGCTGAACAACTTTTAAGAGACATCAAATGGACTGATGATGGTGAAGATGACGTTAGAAAATATGTAGAAGATAAACTTGAATCAAACAAAGTTATATTAGCGGCTGAAGATTCAGGAGTTGCAAGAGAAGTTTTAACTAAATTTTTCAAAAAAACAGGTGTTAGATTTGAAATATATGCAAATGGAACACTATTAGTAAACCGATTAGAAGAATTAAACCCTGAAAATATTGGTATGGTTATAACTGATATTGAGATGCCTGGAACTGATGGTTATCAAGTTGCTTCATATATCAAAACAAATAAAAAATATGAGCATATTCCTGTGATTGTGAACTCTTCTATGACAACAGATGCTGTAAGAGGAAAAATGAATCAAATTGGTGTAGATGGATTTGTTGGGAAAACTGATATATCAACTTTATTTGAACTTACTAAAAAATTCCTTATAAAATAA
- the argH gene encoding argininosuccinate lyase, with product MSNQNSQILKNTNAQILDEFNASIMFDKELYAQDIRGSIAHSQMLAQQGILTSEEQKAIETGLLQVKEEIESGEFKFSLAYEDIHMAVETRLTEIIGEPGKRLHTARSRNDQVATDFRLYVQDKSLSIKEQLKELVETFVKVASKYTTTLIPGMTHLQHAQPLNFGFHLLAYANMFKRDYERFESSYDRNNYCPLGSAALAGTPHNIDRFASSEKLGFISPTLHAMDTVSDRDFALEILFNISTTMMHISRISEELILWSSYEFQFVRMSDEYATTSSIMPQKKNPDVPELLRGKTGRVYGNLISLLTVMKGLPLAYNKDTQEDKEGVFDSVKTVEISISILNEVIKTMIVNVEKMEQACKIGHLTATDLADYLVQKQNMPFRTAYYITKDVVALANNLNKDISELNINEIRSANDELKNVSEEIIMYLDLRNSMNARNSFGGTSSIQTENQIKYFEEWLEKR from the coding sequence ATGTCAAATCAGAATAGTCAAATTTTAAAAAACACAAATGCACAAATTTTAGATGAGTTTAATGCTTCAATAATGTTTGATAAAGAGCTTTATGCTCAAGATATTAGAGGTAGTATTGCTCATTCACAAATGTTAGCTCAACAAGGTATTTTAACAAGTGAAGAACAAAAAGCAATAGAAACTGGACTTCTACAAGTTAAAGAAGAGATTGAAAGTGGTGAGTTCAAATTTTCATTGGCTTATGAAGATATTCATATGGCTGTTGAAACAAGACTTACTGAAATTATAGGAGAACCTGGGAAAAGACTTCATACTGCACGAAGTAGAAATGACCAAGTTGCAACAGATTTTAGACTTTATGTTCAAGATAAATCTTTAAGTATAAAAGAGCAATTAAAAGAATTAGTTGAAACTTTTGTAAAGGTTGCAAGTAAATATACAACAACTTTAATTCCAGGAATGACACATTTACAACATGCACAACCTCTTAATTTTGGTTTTCACTTATTAGCTTATGCAAATATGTTTAAAAGAGATTATGAAAGATTTGAAAGTTCTTATGATAGAAATAACTATTGTCCTTTAGGAAGTGCTGCACTTGCTGGAACTCCACATAATATTGATAGATTTGCAAGCAGTGAAAAATTAGGATTTATTTCTCCAACTTTACATGCAATGGATACAGTTTCAGATAGAGATTTTGCTTTAGAAATTTTATTTAATATAAGTACGACAATGATGCATATTAGTAGAATTTCAGAAGAATTAATATTATGGTCATCTTATGAGTTCCAATTTGTAAGAATGAGCGATGAATATGCAACAACAAGTTCAATTATGCCACAAAAGAAAAATCCTGATGTTCCAGAGTTATTAAGAGGGAAAACAGGTCGAGTTTATGGAAACTTAATTTCACTTTTAACAGTAATGAAAGGTTTACCATTAGCCTATAATAAAGATACACAAGAAGATAAGGAAGGAGTTTTTGATTCAGTTAAAACTGTTGAAATTTCAATTTCAATTTTAAATGAAGTTATAAAAACTATGATTGTAAATGTTGAAAAAATGGAACAAGCTTGTAAAATAGGGCATTTAACAGCAACTGATTTAGCTGATTATTTAGTTCAAAAACAAAATATGCCATTTAGAACTGCGTATTACATAACAAAAGATGTTGTAGCTCTTGCAAATAATTTAAATAAAGATATTAGTGAATTAAATATAAATGAAATTAGAAGTGCAAATGATGAATTAAAAAATGTAAGTGAAGAGATAATCATGTACTTAGATTTAAGAAACTCAATGAATGCAAGAAATTCATTTGGTGGAACTTCATCAATTCAAACAGAAAATCAAATTAAATATTTTGAAGAGTGGTTAGAAAAAAGATAA
- a CDS encoding hemerythrin domain-containing protein, with translation MNTISSFLTHDHRVCDEQFASLENAVASMDWEEAENQFNKFSVDLLHHFDMEEKVMFPTFEDVTGMRQGPTMVMIIEHNQMRQLLNSLKEDISKKDKNHFFGVSESLMMLMQQHNMKEEQMLYKMADSHLGTLVPQIIDSMKAL, from the coding sequence ATGAACACAATTTCATCTTTTTTAACTCATGACCATAGAGTTTGTGATGAACAATTTGCAAGTTTAGAAAATGCTGTAGCTTCTATGGATTGGGAAGAAGCAGAAAATCAATTTAACAAATTTTCTGTTGATTTATTACACCATTTTGATATGGAAGAAAAAGTAATGTTTCCTACTTTTGAAGATGTTACAGGAATGAGACAAGGTCCTACAATGGTTATGATAATTGAACATAACCAAATGCGACAACTTTTAAACTCTTTAAAAGAAGATATCTCAAAAAAAGATAAAAATCATTTTTTTGGTGTTAGTGAAAGTTTGATGATGCTTATGCAACAACATAATATGAAAGAAGAACAGATGTTATATAAAATGGCAGATTCACATCTTGGAACTTTAGTTCCTCAAATAATAGATAGTATGAAAGCTTTGTAA
- a CDS encoding GGDEF domain-containing protein: MVNIKELTKNTLFQLKNENIETTPENYFVEFKKQSYALNVEIEEIEIFEKIKKSLTNEEKQNKIESFKDLSIVLAKRTSKEELKKLIFCFEQMLTPSADFNFIEEIENFIIEILKTPQNITSDESINKLKEISQRRIDSDRKVLKDKTDDIVKLTSLMSRYFDKTLSDGENSTEEIMKIKDELINLNISNSSHRELKIVQKKLIDTIYKIENSLKQNKQIITDNKEKFDYLNKQIEELQNELNLVKEEHQIDFLTGILNRRGYNQEVEKMEKKFSIFNGDYAVVFYDIDHFKDINDKYGHNCGDAVLKSFAGILKNLTRKEDIIARYGGEEFIALINYQDEIEVERYVKRVKKALSNSNFIYKEANIKLKFSAGVTYRNKYTSFPEAKKRADELLYEAKHKGRNRIILDNGVEI; the protein is encoded by the coding sequence TTGGTTAATATTAAAGAACTTACAAAAAATACTCTTTTTCAATTAAAAAACGAAAATATAGAGACTACTCCTGAAAATTATTTTGTAGAGTTTAAAAAACAATCTTATGCATTAAATGTAGAAATTGAAGAGATAGAAATATTTGAAAAAATAAAAAAATCTTTAACAAATGAAGAAAAACAAAATAAAATAGAATCTTTTAAAGATTTATCAATTGTTCTTGCAAAAAGAACTTCAAAAGAAGAATTAAAAAAATTAATTTTTTGCTTTGAACAAATGCTTACACCTTCTGCTGATTTTAATTTTATAGAAGAGATTGAAAATTTTATAATTGAAATTTTAAAAACTCCTCAAAATATAACTTCTGATGAATCTATAAATAAATTAAAAGAGATTTCACAAAGAAGAATTGATTCAGATAGAAAAGTTCTAAAAGATAAAACTGATGATATTGTAAAACTAACCTCTTTAATGAGTAGATATTTTGATAAAACTTTAAGTGATGGAGAGAATTCTACTGAAGAGATTATGAAAATAAAAGATGAATTAATAAACTTAAATATCTCAAATTCTTCCCATAGAGAACTAAAAATTGTACAAAAAAAGCTAATTGATACTATTTATAAAATTGAAAACTCTTTAAAACAAAACAAACAAATAATAACAGATAATAAAGAAAAATTTGATTATTTAAATAAACAAATAGAAGAACTTCAAAATGAACTTAATTTAGTAAAAGAAGAACATCAAATAGATTTTTTAACTGGAATATTGAATAGAAGAGGATATAACCAAGAAGTTGAAAAAATGGAAAAAAAATTCTCTATTTTCAATGGAGATTATGCTGTAGTTTTTTATGATATTGACCACTTTAAAGATATAAATGATAAATATGGACACAATTGTGGAGATGCTGTTTTAAAAAGTTTTGCAGGAATTTTAAAAAACTTAACAAGAAAAGAAGATATTATAGCTAGATATGGTGGAGAAGAGTTTATAGCTTTAATTAATTATCAAGATGAAATTGAAGTTGAAAGATATGTAAAAAGAGTAAAAAAAGCCTTAAGTAATAGTAATTTTATATATAAAGAAGCAAATATAAAACTAAAATTTAGTGCAGGAGTTACTTACAGAAATAAATATACCTCTTTTCCAGAAGCTAAAAAAAGAGCAGATGAACTTCTTTATGAAGCAAAACATAAAGGTAGAAATAGAATTATACTTGATAATGGAGTAGAAATATAA
- a CDS encoding sulfite exporter TauE/SafE family protein, translated as MDFLQEITTYWIVIFIITGFIAGYIDSIAGGGGMIQVPVLLYSGIPPVFVLATNKMASLFGTLMATIKYFLSKKISLKVVSIAIIPCLLASYIGSKLVMYIPDEIIQWVILIAIPIALFFLLKKAKDIKEENTKLTNKNIILSTVPIGFYDGILGPGTGTYMVISMKKFLHLDYIVATASTKPLNLATNVGSAIAFVMAGKVLWMIAIPMAIANMAGSYVGSHFAIKGGEKFIKKVLIFVLIFMLVANVIKIILSEIG; from the coding sequence ATGGATTTTTTACAAGAAATAACAACATATTGGATTGTTATTTTTATTATTACTGGATTTATTGCTGGATATATTGATTCTATTGCTGGTGGTGGAGGAATGATTCAAGTACCAGTTCTTCTATATAGTGGGATACCTCCTGTTTTTGTACTTGCAACAAATAAAATGGCATCATTATTTGGTACTTTAATGGCTACAATCAAATATTTTCTAAGTAAAAAGATTTCTTTAAAAGTAGTAAGTATTGCGATAATTCCTTGTTTATTAGCTTCTTATATTGGAAGTAAACTTGTGATGTATATTCCTGATGAGATAATTCAATGGGTAATTTTGATAGCTATTCCAATAGCTTTATTTTTTTTACTTAAAAAAGCAAAAGATATTAAAGAAGAGAATACAAAATTAACAAATAAAAATATTATTCTTTCAACAGTACCAATAGGATTTTATGATGGAATTTTAGGTCCTGGAACAGGAACTTATATGGTAATTTCAATGAAAAAATTTTTGCATTTAGATTATATAGTTGCAACAGCTTCTACAAAGCCTTTAAATTTAGCTACAAATGTAGGTTCAGCAATTGCCTTTGTTATGGCAGGAAAAGTTTTATGGATGATAGCTATTCCTATGGCTATTGCCAATATGGCGGGCTCTTATGTAGGGAGTCATTTTGCTATAAAAGGTGGAGAAAAATTTATTAAAAAAGTATTGATATTTGTTCTTATTTTTATGTTAGTTGCAAATGTTATAAAAATTATTCTATCCGAGATAGGATAG
- a CDS encoding CBS domain-containing protein produces MFAIYNNGSVGFRSTSDNLYTLSNVDSLSETRLKPDEGFMALLNQSNNENKKSEQKALNTYKKMANIDTSEPVFLVKDIMTKDCIYIDGKSTIKEAYDVLKELKIEQLPVVSFAKKILGVINKKLILNLLMEDLENSEVVLVKKIEDIYLPQLITSDPSTDIRSVAKVMLDFKLHAIPIVAENDILIGIVTKTDILKAIAHNPKLQLWS; encoded by the coding sequence ATGTTTGCCATATATAATAACGGTAGTGTAGGTTTTAGAAGTACTTCAGATAATCTTTATACTTTAAGTAATGTAGATAGTCTAAGTGAAACAAGATTAAAACCTGACGAAGGTTTTATGGCATTACTTAACCAATCAAATAATGAAAATAAAAAATCAGAACAAAAAGCTTTAAATACATATAAAAAAATGGCAAATATTGATACTTCTGAACCAGTTTTTTTAGTTAAAGATATTATGACTAAAGATTGTATTTATATTGATGGAAAGTCAACAATAAAAGAAGCTTATGATGTTTTGAAAGAGTTAAAAATAGAGCAGTTACCTGTTGTTTCATTTGCTAAGAAGATTTTAGGAGTTATAAATAAAAAACTAATTTTAAATCTTTTGATGGAAGATTTAGAAAATAGTGAAGTAGTTTTAGTAAAAAAAATAGAAGACATTTATCTTCCCCAATTAATTACTTCAGACCCATCAACAGATATTAGAAGTGTTGCAAAAGTAATGTTAGATTTTAAACTTCATGCGATACCAATAGTCGCTGAAAATGATATTTTAATAGGAATTGTTACTAAAACAGATATTTTAAAAGCAATAGCACATAATCCAAAATTACAGTTGTGGTCATAA
- a CDS encoding AAA domain-containing protein has translation MEISKLKELCLEQAQFYYEYVKKYSENNGKSIDKVVSIKYQEDSSPKLYEIKLEKAIYDFEKTYYKNNQTNEYYFNKKDILIKEYDEKNRLLYVQVLKDDIDFEKISSDDFFVVTDLLFLIKNLIEWYEKNAHKLTFDDNFDLDLKPNIEILKDTKLNQNQKDAVNSIFKNRYSYIWGPPGTGKTKAVLSTALINYITSNKKVLIVAPTNVALEQILLGVLENTEKLQISREKILRIGIPSKDFFDNYGEVCETKGIERVLESLENEINILNRVLKYREGKQISEDLEKILEHFSKLQENKIRIIKLENEKEHLQPLINLLTLPLKAYHFSNNSKMIKDAIKKHEKNPCVNFDEKLIEENRLKEVVNIDCIRKELEKIDEKINQINQKNFEILNFCKKIIKNEKVYNEIFKDLTQTNLDEKQLQINEKISQLNLWCKRSLESIKTLAKESNDELINQALNIHHKNFDDKKLKEKYEFLIDEKDLLIEQSTKQRVKNSLVIAMTIDAYIQYTINENIEVEHIFCDEAGYMSTIKALTLFKCNSSITFLGDHMQLPPVSEIKTDDINAFKKSFLWSQCALFFETLFFKNSVEEIYLDFTNNITPKFEKTSQINLISTHRFGKNLAKVLNKFVYKFGFQSALESDTNLFFIDSASNVNEADERSSLEEVMIIKELVKKFEGKSFVILTPYKKQVKLLKEHLGRKYFENIMTIHKSQGSEWDNVIFSVVDDSNSGKRRMFFTNTLNENFKGLNLINTVVSRTKKRLIIVANEDFWIKQKDTQLIGNLISISKKVTA, from the coding sequence ATGGAAATCTCAAAACTAAAAGAGCTATGTCTTGAACAGGCACAATTTTATTATGAATATGTAAAAAAATATAGTGAAAACAATGGAAAAAGTATAGACAAAGTTGTATCTATAAAATACCAAGAAGATAGTTCTCCAAAACTATATGAAATAAAACTTGAAAAAGCTATTTATGATTTTGAAAAAACTTATTATAAAAACAATCAAACAAATGAATATTATTTTAATAAAAAAGATATTTTAATCAAAGAGTATGATGAAAAAAATAGACTTTTATATGTTCAAGTTTTGAAAGATGATATTGATTTTGAAAAGATAAGTAGTGATGATTTTTTTGTAGTTACTGATTTACTTTTTTTGATTAAAAATTTGATTGAATGGTATGAAAAAAACGCTCATAAACTTACTTTTGATGACAATTTTGATTTAGATTTAAAACCAAATATAGAAATACTAAAAGATACAAAACTAAACCAAAATCAAAAAGATGCAGTAAATTCTATATTTAAAAACAGATATTCATATATTTGGGGACCTCCTGGAACAGGAAAAACAAAAGCTGTTTTATCAACTGCATTGATAAATTATATAACTTCAAATAAAAAAGTTTTGATTGTTGCTCCTACAAATGTAGCTTTAGAACAGATACTTTTGGGAGTTTTAGAAAATACTGAAAAACTTCAAATTTCACGAGAAAAGATTTTACGAATAGGAATTCCATCAAAAGATTTTTTTGATAATTATGGTGAAGTTTGTGAAACAAAAGGAATAGAAAGAGTTTTAGAATCACTTGAAAATGAGATAAATATTTTAAATAGAGTACTTAAATATCGCGAAGGTAAACAAATTAGTGAAGATTTAGAAAAAATCTTAGAACACTTTTCTAAGCTTCAAGAAAATAAAATAAGAATTATCAAACTTGAAAATGAAAAAGAACATTTGCAACCTTTGATAAATCTTTTAACTTTACCCCTAAAAGCTTACCATTTTTCAAATAATTCAAAAATGATAAAAGATGCAATAAAAAAACATGAAAAAAATCCTTGTGTAAATTTTGATGAGAAACTAATAGAGGAAAATAGATTAAAAGAGGTTGTAAATATAGATTGTATTAGAAAAGAATTGGAAAAAATAGACGAAAAGATAAATCAAATAAATCAAAAAAACTTTGAAATACTAAATTTTTGTAAGAAAATAATAAAAAATGAAAAGGTTTATAATGAAATATTTAAAGATTTAACACAAACAAACTTAGATGAAAAACAGCTTCAAATAAATGAAAAAATATCCCAACTAAATCTTTGGTGTAAAAGAAGTTTAGAATCTATAAAAACTTTAGCAAAAGAATCAAATGATGAGTTGATAAATCAAGCTTTAAATATACATCATAAAAATTTTGATGATAAAAAATTAAAAGAAAAATATGAGTTTTTGATTGATGAAAAAGATTTATTAATTGAGCAAAGTACTAAACAAAGAGTAAAAAATAGTTTAGTAATTGCTATGACAATTGATGCTTATATTCAATACACTATAAATGAAAATATCGAAGTCGAACATATATTTTGTGATGAAGCTGGATATATGTCTACAATTAAGGCTTTGACTCTATTTAAGTGTAATTCTTCAATTACATTTTTAGGTGATCATATGCAACTTCCACCTGTTAGTGAAATAAAAACTGATGATATAAATGCTTTTAAAAAGAGCTTTTTATGGAGCCAATGTGCACTCTTTTTTGAAACGCTTTTTTTTAAAAATAGTGTTGAAGAGATTTATTTAGATTTTACAAATAATATAACACCAAAATTTGAAAAAACATCACAAATTAATCTAATCTCAACCCATAGATTTGGGAAAAACTTAGCAAAAGTTTTAAATAAATTTGTTTACAAATTTGGATTTCAATCAGCTTTAGAAAGTGATACAAATCTATTTTTTATAGATAGTGCTTCAAATGTAAATGAAGCTGATGAACGCTCATCATTAGAAGAAGTAATGATAATCAAAGAGTTAGTAAAAAAGTTTGAAGGAAAATCTTTTGTGATATTAACTCCATATAAAAAACAAGTGAAACTTTTAAAGGAACACTTGGGTAGAAAATATTTTGAAAATATTATGACCATCCACAAATCACAAGGAAGTGAATGGGATAATGTAATTTTTAGTGTTGTTGATGATTCAAATAGTGGAAAAAGAAGAATGTTCTTTACAAATACTTTAAATGAAAATTTCAAAGGTTTAAATCTAATAAACACAGTTGTAAGTAGAACAAAAAAAAGATTGATAATTGTTGCAAATGAAGATTTTTGGATAAAACAAAAAGATACTCAACTAATTGGAAATTTGATTTCTATTTCAAAAAAAGTTACTGCTTAA